In Brettanomyces bruxellensis chromosome 8, complete sequence, a genomic segment contains:
- a CDS encoding uncharacterized protein (SECRETED:SignalP(1-18)~BUSCO:EOG092628A0): protein MAGRILSVLFALLYSVAAIQVKSNWVINSLERAVDVRSSYAKVRYELIAENIGSVPSDEFVIALPSGFAKKAAVIAPVLRSPKTTSSALLNDTVIQPDDALPNVDYYMLKIGAPIAPKSSIALSLTMISTHQLHPVPESAPMSESQSITLDTIRYPVSPYAIKQYAVIFVGTENGNMKWDSELPDPLDLDFTTKEDKIFTEPTKGTIPPNTYIPMEVEFTKKGFISDVSYLKRECWVSHWGNAYETRDYYELTNAGAKLSEGFNRAKWMSHGLANKLTPAITSIQFLLPQEEVSDIYYTDKVGNVSTSRVASNRLILHPRYPIMGGWHYNFTVGWKSSLTNFLKTVGPSTYLVNFKILGGLVDSIYDNVDLSIILPEGAEVLDVSAPYEYSDLEISNIYSYLDVTTGRTVVSLNYKNLISDQMETEIYVKYRYTYAELIKKPLTTSLYVFLALFAMYILRKVNMSIKPSENASKKQ, encoded by the coding sequence ATGGCTGGTCGCATTCTTTCGGTCCTGTTTGCTCTTTTGTATTCAGTGGCAGCAATCCAAGTCAAGAGTAATTGGGTGATAAACTCGCTCGAAAGAGCTGTTGATGTTAGATCTTCATATGCCAAGGTAAGATATGAGCTTATTGCCGAGAATATTGGATCTGTTCCTTCTGATGAATTTGTCATTGCACTTCCAAGTGgttttgcaaaaaaagctgCAGTTATAGCACCAGTTCTCCGTTCTCCAAAGACAACTTCTTCAGCTTTGCTAAATGATACAGTCATACAACCAGACGATGCTCTTCCCAATGTTGATTATTACATGCTGAAAATAGGTGCACCAATTGCACCTAAGAGCTCGATTGCCTTGAGTTTGACCATGATTTCAACGCATCAGTTGCATCCAGTGCCCGAGTCTGCACCAATGTCAGAATCACAATCGATAACACTGGACACGATTCGGTACCCAGTCAGCCCATACGCAATAAAACAGTATGCTGTGATTTTTGTTGGCACCGAAAATGGAAACATGAAGTGGGACTCTGAGCTTCCTGACCCGCTAGATCTCGATTTTACCACAAAGGAAGACAAGATCTTTACCGAGCCTACAAAAGGTACAATTCCACCAAATACTTACATCCCAATGGAGGTGGAATTCACCAAGAAGGGATTCATCTCAGATGTTTCGTACCTGAAAAGAGAGTGCTGGGTTTCTCACTGGGGAAACGCTTATGAGACAAGAGACTACTACGAGCTTACAAATGCCGGCGCCAAATTGAGCGAAGGCTTCAACAGAGCAAAGTGGATGAGTCACGGATTGGCAAACAAGCTGACACCTGCTATAACCTCGATCCAGTTCTTGCTTCCTCAAGAGGAAGTTTCTGATATCTACTACACCGACAAGGTTGGAAACGTCTCCACTTCCAGAGTTGCATCTAACCGGTTGATTCTTCATCCGCGTTATCCAATCATGGGTGGCTGGCATTATAACTTCACAGTTGGTTGGAAGAGCTCACTCacaaacttcttgaagACAGTCGGTCCTTCCACGTACCTCGTGAATTTCAAGATTTTAGGTGGTCTAGTCGATTCTATATATGACAATGTCGATCTTTCCATTATTCTTCCGGAGGGTGCAGAGGTTCTCGATGTTTCGGCTCCATATGAGTACTCGGACCTAGAAATTTCCAACATTTACTCTTACCTAGATGTCACCACTGGTCGTACTGttgtctctcttaactACAAGAATCTCATTTCCGATCAGATGGAGACTGAAATATACGTCAAGTACAGATACACGTACGCTGAGTTGATCAAGAAGCCCTTGACCACTTCCTTGTATGTATTCTTGGCTCTATTTGCCATGTACATATTGAGAAAGGTGAATATGTCAATCAAGCCATCGGAGAATGCCAGCAAGAAGCAGTAG
- a CDS encoding uncharacterized protein (BUSCO:EOG09262Z2S~CAZy:GT33) — protein MRDLTEMDAVFAGVNWRPHLIRIAIVWVIIPFFFYYFVASLTYWLGIRRKRLRLSDKDADEAVVIVLGDLGRSPRITYQARSLVEHGFLVNVCGYIESALPSFLYDEDIELNEISVIRNTRHLPYALFAASKAISQIFELVGVLTRVITDRTKYVLIQNPPCFPLLAILVLLKLTICPHIKLVIDWHNLNYTILNLRYQSERHPLVRFLKAYERCLGAKYTDLNLTVTDAMRKFLIGKFGFPSKKVITLHDRPAEKFRPLSGRAEFRDIQANHAEIFAGTKFDSTKDKILITATSFTADEDFNVLVDGLIALDDLLEEEKAKPKVLMIVTGKGPLKNAFLKRTAAHNWSHVTIKSVWLSDEEYPKVLRIADLGISLHYSSSGLDLPMKIVDLFGSGVPVLSMGYPVIHELVHEGQNGVCMSDNKSGEEMGQKLNRILFCEPEVMGKLKSGAVHESSVKWNDEWEAKLGQIMKH, from the coding sequence ATGCGTGATTTGACCGAAATGGATGCTGTATTTGCCGGTGTGAACTGGAGGCCGCATCTCATCCGGATAGCCATTGTTTGGGTTATCATTCCGTTCTTCTTCTACTATTTCGTGGCAAGTCTCACATACTGGCTTGGAATCAGGAGGAAAAGACTAAGACTATCGGACAAGGATGCAGACGAGGCAGTTGTCATAGTGCTGGGAGACTTAGGGCGGTCGCCAAGAATTACATACCAGGCGAGAAGTCTTGTGGAGCATGGATTTCTCGTAAATGTGTGCGGATACATTGAAAGTGCTCTACCTTCGTTTTTgtatgatgaagatataGAATTGAATGAGATCTCTGTGATAAGAAACACGCGGCATCTTCCATATGCACTATTTGCTGCTTCGAAAGCAATTTCACAGATATTCGAGTTGGTGGGAGTTCTCACAAGGGTAATTACAGACCGCACAAAGTATGTGCTGATACAAAACCCACCATGCTTTCCTCTACTTGCAATTTTGGTTCTGCTCAAGCTGACCATCTGCCCACACATCAAGTTGGTGATCGATTGGCACAATTTAAACTACACAATCTTGAATTTGAGGTATCAAAGCGAGAGACATCCCCTAGTGAGGTTTCTTAAGGCATACGAAAGGTGTCTTGGTGCAAAGTACACGGATTTGAACTTGACAGTCACAGATGCAATGAGGAAGTTTCTTATTGGAAAGTTTGGGTTTCCATCAAAGAAAGTTATCACACTTCATGATAGACCAGCGGAGAAGTTTAGACCATTGAGTGGAAGAGCGGAATTCCGTGATATTCAGGCAAACCATGCAGAAATATTCGCCGGAACAAAGTTTGACTCCacaaaagataaaatacTCATCACGGCCACTTCATTCACTGCAGATGAGGATTTTAATGTGCTCGTCGATGGACTAATTGCGTTGGATGACTTACtcgaagaagaaaaggcaaAGCCCAAAGTATTGATGATAGTTACCGGAAAGGGCCCGTTGAAAAACgcctttttgaaaagaacaGCAGCTCACAACTGGTCACATGTCACAATCAAGAGTGTGTGGCTATCGGATGAAGAGTACCCCAAAGTTCTCAGAATAGCTGATTTGGGCATATCACTACATTACTCGAGCTCGGGGCTCGACCTACCAATGAAAATAGTTGATTTATTTGGATCTGGAGTCCCTGTTTTGTCAATGGGCTATCCAGTGATACATGAACTTGTACATGAAGGACAAAATGGTGTATGCATGTCGGATAATAAGAGTGGTGAGGAAATGGGCCAGAAGTTGAACAGGATTTTGTTTTGTGAGCCTGAAGTGATGGGCAAACTGAAGTCAGGTGCGGTGCACGAGAGTAGCGTTAAATGGAATGACGAATGGGAGGCCAAACTTGGCCAGATTATGAAGCATTAA
- a CDS encoding uncharacterized protein (BUSCO:EOG09261LV7), translating to MPEPTLKSVTANLISFDYLRKRSLEELLSIFQDINDKESSGIITIGNEVTHASNQKSDGGHLLILEKELTSRINILSSFSKLKESTGISKVIWLDYDDEHTYDYNALLKQFDSVVIILLNRSLNDLKKLATFLKKKLLIFSSPSKYTNLITVDHGMAQSTKSFFQEQGVWENLSSVYSWKMGTFAALDNDIITLEMENGGLGPLLRYNTIRPIEEMASALLRLVFESNYKIRITNVYLKGNLSTKLWKIYQKLYSEHLTQMSANERKRIEDQDSTLFTDQFSFFNRNVDFVCLDRGVDFASCLLSELCYSGLCNEVFGTKLGIVNYTRDNKEKINIRLGDPKDKIYPKIRDLNFSMVGSVLNENARELQTEYDKRSQLKNISEMKDFVEGLNGLKEMQTFVQKHTLLAEHIVDVIAPSNSNEQLNAIFGKSELNQTYYEQFIDLQQSIVADTLDSKSNCTAILDFMYKYDPDISDVVRLLILTSIVKSGIREQEYKMLKEGILNNYGVQYVSLFLRLQDLHLLYSREPQLNFLSTRTTVSDTDKDDVQLIRNFKSVVSSMNLMPVEESQEPSEVGQPSFALPGYVPLTTRLVEAIYDRDFLSAEDGSRKQTTAKNARYRKYGWDNLRMSDISGEVYQDLLVPESKRGLFSTLIPPKLASLSSRYHVRRDMIIVSIIGGITYSEIATIRYVLSRNESTRGKQLLILTTGIIKGKDVVESLI from the coding sequence ATGCCTGAGCCTACATTGAAGTCAGTGACTGCAAACCTCATATCATTTGATTACTTGAGAAAGCGATCTCTGGAGGAGTTgctttcaatatttcaagatATAAACGATAAAGAGTCCTCAGGTATCATCACAATTGGAAATGAAGTCACACATGCAAGCAATCAGAAGTCGGATGGGGGACATCTTCTTAtacttgaaaaagaattgaCTTCTAGAATCAATATATTGTCGTCTTTCTCGAAATTGAAAGAGTCGACGGGAATCTCGAAAGTGATTTGGCTAgattatgatgatgaacatACTTACGATTACAATGCACTTCTGAAACAGTTTGACAGTGTAGTGATTATACTTTTAAATCGATCGCTTAATGATCTTAAGAAATTGGCcacttttttgaagaagaagcttttaattttcagCTCACCTTCCAAGTACACAAATCTCATTACAGTTGATCACGGTATGGCACAATCcacaaaaagctttttccAAGAGCAAGGAGTTTGGGAAAACCTATCTAGTGTGTACAGCTGGAAGATGGGAACTTTCGCTGCCCTTGATAATGATATTATAACGTTGGAAATGGAGAATGGAGGGCTAGGTCCACTTTTAAGATATAATACCATTAGGCCTATTGAAGAGATGGCAAGCGCTCTGCTTCGGCTAGTTTTCGAATCAAACtataaaataagaattaCAAACGTGTATTTGAAAGGAAATTTGTCGACTAAGTTGTGGAAGATTTACCAGAAGCTATACTCTGAACATTTGACACAAATGTCTGCAAACGAAAGAAAACGAATAGAAGACCAAGACAGTACGTTATTCACGGATCAattctcatttttcaacagaAACGTTGATTTTGTGTGTCTTGATCGCGGTGTGGACTTTGCCAGCTGTCTTTTAAGTGAGCTTTGTTACTCTGGTCTTTGCAATGAGGTATTCGGTACAAAGCTTGGGATTGTGAACTACACGCGGGAcaacaaggaaaagataaaCATCCGGCTTGGAGACCCTAAAGATAAGATATATCCGAAGATTAGAGACCTCAACTTCTCGATGGTTGGATCCGTtttgaatgaaaatgcGAGGGAGCTCCAGACAGAATATGATAAGCGAAGTCAATTGAAGAACATATCTGAGATGAAGGACTTTGTGGAGGGGCTTAATGGATTGAAGGAGATGCAAACATTTGTCCAAAAGCACACATTACTTGCAGAGCATATTGTCGATGTAATAGCACCGTCAAACAGCAATGAGCAGCTTAATGCAATATTTGGCAAGAGTGAGCTCAACCAGACATACTATGAGCAATTCATCGATCTACAGCAGAGCATTGTTGCGGACACGTTAGACAGTAAGAGCAACTGTACGGCAATACTTGATTTTATGTATAAATATGACCCGGACATAAGCGATGTCGTTAGACTCTTAATCCTCACGAGTATAGTGAAGTCAGGAATTAGAGAGCAGGAGTATAAAATGTTGAAGGAAGGGATATTAAATAATTACGGAGTTCAGTACGTTTCGCTATTTCTGAGATTGCAAGATCtgcatcttctttattctcGGGAGCCTCAGCTCAACTTTCTCTCCACACGTACAACAGTGAGCGATACGGACAAGGATGATGTGCAGTTGATTCGGAATTTCAAGTCGGTTGTCAGCAGCATGAACCTCATGCCGGTGGAAGAGAGCCAGGAGCCGTCGGAAGTCGGGCAGCCAAGCTTTGCACTTCCCGGATACGTTCCACTTACAACAAGACTTGTCGAAGCAATTTATGACCGAGACTTCCTGTCAGCAGAAGATGGATCGAGAAAGCAGACCACCGCTAAGAATGCTAGATATAGAAAATACGGCTGGGACAACCTCCGCATGAGTGACATCAGTGGTGAGGTGTATCAGGACTTGTTGGTTCCAGAATCCAAGAGGGGTCTTTTCTCGACTTTGATCCCGCCAAAACTGGCATCGCTCAGCAGCCGTTATCACGTGAGGAGGGATATGATTATCGTGAGTATCATTGGTGGAATCACATACAGTGAAATAGCCACTATCCGGTACGTTCTGTCGAGAAATGAATCAACCAGGGGTAAGCAGTTGCTAATTCTCACCACGGGGATCATCAAGGGTAAGGATGTGGTGGAGTCGCTCATCTGA
- a CDS encoding uncharacterized protein (BUSCO:EOG09263J6Z), translating to MFGASTIARIVSKGSLRFYSTASPKILRTPLYNSHVKLGGKMVPFAGYSMPVIYSGQSHIESHKWTRTHCGVFDVSHMLQHRIVGSKAADFLQTLCPTDFKALNKFQFHLSVILNHEGGIVDDCIVTKHADDSFYMVTNAACRAKDVGFIASELEKYGGRSDVKHETFEGVLLAIQGPEARNVMAKYTRSNLNDLYFGNTRFIDLKGFGTDEKFHIARSGYTGEDGFEISIPNKPEVKPIGLGARDSLRLEAGMCLYGSELTDATTPVDGSLSWLVSKSRRIPDATFNGAAKILSQIAHPKTVKAKRVGLQSSGPSPRHGNKIFSVAEPSKQIGEVTSGSFAPSLGHNVAQAYIQKPYHKKDTEVLIQIRGKLRSAKVTKMPFIEDHYYREG from the exons ATGTTCGGAGCATCCACAATTGCCAGAATTGTCTCAAAAGGGTCTTTGCGGTTTTATTCTACGGCATCCCCTAAAATATTGAGGACTCCACTTTACAACTCACATGTCAAACTTGGGGGAAAAATGGTCCCTTTTGCCGGCTACTCAATGCCGGTTATATACTCAGGTCAGTCGCACATCGAATCCCACAAGTGGACAAGAACGCATTGTGGTGTTTTTGATGTTTCTCATATGCTCCAGCACAGGATTGTTGGTTCAAAGGCAGCGGATTTTCTACAGACACTATGTCCAACAGATTTTAAGGCTTTGAACAAATTTCAATTCCACTTGAGTGTTATCCTTAACCACGAAGGTGGAATTGTCGATGACTGCATAGTGACAAAACATGCCGATGATTCATTCTACATGGTTACAAATGCCGCTTGCAGAGCCAAGGATGTTGGCTTTATCGCCTCTGAATTGGAAAAGTACGGTGGAAGATCAGATGTTAAGCATGAGACTTTTGAGGGAGTTCTTCTCGCAATTCAAGGTCCCGAAGCCCGCAATGTGATGGCAAAATACACACGCTCAAATCTAAATGATCTCTACTTTGGAAACACCCGGTTTATCGATCTAAAAGGATTTGGTACCGATGAAAAGTTCCACATTGCTAGAAGTGGATACACTGGTGAAGATGGATTTGAGATTTCGATTCCAAACA AACCTGAAGTGAAGCCAATTGGATTGGGTGCCAGAGATTCGTTGAGACTTGAAGCTGGGATGTGCTTGTATGGATCAGAATTGACTGATGCCACTACACCTGTTGATGGATCCTTGTCATGGCTTGTTTCAAAGTCCAGAAGAATTCCTGATGCCACGTTCAATGGTGCAGCCAAGATTCTTTCACAGATTGCACATCCAAAGACTGTCAAGGCAAAGAGAGTCGGATTGCAGTCATCTGGTCCTTCTCCAAGACATGGGAACAAGATATTTTCTGTTGCTGAGCCTAGTAAGCAGATTGGTGAGGTTACATCTGGATCTTTTGCCCCATCTCTTGGGCATAATGTGGCTCAAGCATACATTCAAAAGCCATATCATAAGAAAGACACTGAAGTTCTTATCCAGATTAGAGGTAAATTGAGAAGTGCCAAGGTGACTAAAATGCCATTTATCGAGGATCATTACTATCGTGAAGGTTAA